Below is a window of Microvirga mediterraneensis DNA.
ACCAAGACGGCACTCAACGTTGCGGCCGCCGTGTCCGAGTAGCGGAACAGCCAAGGAGACAGGATCAGTATTGCGGCCACGGTGGTATCGACGGCCTCGACAATCGTCCAGTCCCCCTTGACGTTTCTTCCTGTGCTCTTCGTGTGTATGGAAGCCATGCTTACCTCCCAAGATCCAGAGTGGGATCGAGTCGTTTCGAAAGTTTGCCGGCATCCGAGGGCAAGCGCCTGCGTCCTACACCAATGTCGGTGAGTGCGTCAGACGCTTGCCTCGGACGAACTACAGGTTAGTGGCACACGGTGCGCCGATGTACCTCCCGTCCCCAACCGGGTACCCATTCACTCCAGCGTTCGGTGACGCATCTCCGCCCCACGACAGGCCGGTGGTAGACCGGATAAGGTCCTGCAACGTAGGTCGGTCCGGGTACTGCGGCGTAGTAGGGGCGTGCGCTAGCCGCGAGGGCGCTTCCAAGAGCAACCCCCGTCAGTGCGCCGAAAGCTGCTGCCGCACCAGGATGCCAGCTCGCATGATAGCCCCAGGGTGTATGACGCCAATGCGCTGAAGCCGCCGTGGGCGTTGCGAGAGCCGCAACGAGCGATAGAGCGAGAGCAGCGGCTCTGAAGAGTCGTTTCATCATCATTCCTCCATTGCGTGGTTGGAATGCCACTTCAGGTTCAGAGGCTCTTTCCTCTGCCCTTAATGGGCGAGCTTTCCCGGGTTGCTATAAATCCAAAACAGCGCAAAGGCAGCCACCACGACGGTCGTCAATCCCACCGCGAGGTGGCACCATGCCGCGTTCGTCTCACCAGCAAAGCCCAGCGCCCAGGGGGCTACTGCTGCCCAGAGACCCACCACAAGGCTGGCCCAGGTCTGCCATTGCTGCGGGCGTACAAGATCTGCAAGGGCGATCAGGCAGGCGAGGGCGCCGACCAGACCCGCGCTCCAAGTCGCCGTCTCGGCAGTCGAGAATCCGAGCAACCATGGCGACACGGCAAGGAAAGCTCCCAACAGAGCGTTGATGACGTTGGGGATCGTCAGTTCATTCCAGTGGTTCAGTTTCATGTTGACCTCCATCGTTTTGTCATAGTCATTGACAGTGCACCGGTGCAGGTGCGCTCCCTTCCAGCGGTTCGTCAGGGGTCCCGCCGGAGGGAGAAGCTGGGGCAAGCTCCGGAATGGACGGCTTGTGAAACTCGATCGGGTCTATGTCCGCCTGCATGAAGCGGTTGACGAGTTGCTGCCGGAGACTGGCAGGATCGATCCGTTCCGCGGCGATCTCGCGCAATGCGAGCACGGTCGGCTTTTCGCCCAGAGCGGCGACCTTCGGCTCGGCCCCATTCCACAGCTCGTGCGCTCGATAAGACGCAAGAAGAACCAGCTCGAAGCGGTTCGGAACCACACGTTCGCAGTCTACCGTCGTAATACGGGCCATGGATTCCTCCTATGCTGCTGACTTGTTGAAGGGTGAGGTGTTCCCGGCGAACACCAGCTGCGTGCTCGCGAGCCGATCAAGCATCAAGAGCGCAGCCTTCACCTCGTCGTAGCGGGACGGCTTGCCAGGTGCGGGAGACTCGTCGGCCGCTACCTCCTGCAGCCATTCGTCCCAGGCCCAGCGGCGCAGGATCTCGCGCTTGTCGTCGGGGGACAGACTAGGATCGTGAACGACCTCGTCCGGCGAGGCAAAGACGCTTGCCGGGTCGACGAGCGCTTGATCCAGGTCCGGTCTGCGCCCGACGGCGGCGACGCCATACTGGGCGTCCATCCACCCCAGTGCCGCGGCGGCCATATAGAGTTCGGCCGCTTCGCGCTGCTCGGCCCGCTTGCGAGCCTCTTTGCGCTCCACCCGGGTGCGGCGACCGGCTCCCCTTGGACACTATAGGCCAAACCCTCTCGTTCCGCGTAGGCGATCGCTTCGTCCTTCGAGGCGAACTTGAGCTCGACCTGGGTCAGGGTGTCATCATCCGCCGTCCAGCCCATGAGCGGTTCAATGGTCTGCGGCCGGCGCCGCTCGAAGCGCAGGATCCACTGATCCGTTCCGGCCCGTCCAGAGGTCGTGACCGAGCGGGTCCGGCGGGAGATCGTTGCCTGCGCATCTTCCGGCCAAGGCTGTCCGCGTGTCAGGCGCAGGACCGGCGGACGATTGTGTCCAAGTCCGACAACATGCTCACGCATGGTACCCTCCTTCACCTCCCTCCTAGTGCGATATCCTCCGCCGGACCGGCTGACGGCTCTTGTCGCTTCGAATGGATTGGGCCGCACTGTGATACTCGCCTGCCGCTGCCGGATCGAAGTTTGCAAGCGCCTCGATTACGGCATCGATGCGGGATTTCACCTGCAAGTCAGGCATGATCCGGCTCGCGACCTGCTCGATCACGAGCTCGTCACGGGCCCAGGACAGCAGGATGGTGCGCTTCTCCTCGTCGCTGAACCAGGGATGCTCCACGACCTCCCGCGGGCTCGCGAAGATGTTCACCGGGTCGACTAGGGCATCCACGAACGAACGCTCAGAGACGCCGGGCGACTTAACCTGGGGAACAGGAACCGGACTGCTATCGAGTTTGGCTTCAATCGTTTCCATCATATTCCCTCCTCACGTGAGCGAAGGCGGGCACCCGGGCAGCCGGTGCGGCCTGCCCGGGTGCTGTGCCATGCGACTACTTCTTGCCTTTCCCGTTGACGGTGATGCGCTTGGTCTTCTCCTGCGCCTTGTCGGACTTGGGCAGGGTGACGGTGAGCACGCCGTTGTTGAACGACGCCTCGACCTTGTCCTCCTCAACCGCGAAGGGCAGGGGAACGACACGCTCGAAGCGGCCGTAGTAGCGCTCGCTGAAGCGGCGCTCCTTGTCCTCGGTCTCGGCCTTCTTCTCGCCGCGGATGGTCAGGACATCATCGTCGACCAGGACCTCGATGTCCTTCTCGTCCATGCCCGGCAGCTCGGCCGAGATCCGGACCTCCTTGTCGGTCTCGGTCGCCTCGAGGCTGGGCCAGGCCGGCATGCGCCCGAGAAGCGACGGCATGCCGCCCTCGAACCGGCTGAACACGTCGTCGAACAGCCGGTTCATCTCGCGGTGAAGGGTCATGAAGGGGCTCATCTCCTCACCGCGCATCGTGCCGGGGACCATCGACCGTTCGGTGCGGCCCCACGGGATCAGATCACGCATGTTCATGGTCTTCTCCTTTCATCGGTCCGTTTCAGGCGAGCGCAAGGGTCCGGTGCCGGTGTCCCGGCACCGCTCCGCTCCGTCGTGAAGCGCCTGCCTTAAGCTGCCTTGCTTGGCTTGCTCGGCTCGTGCTCGATCTGCTGCGGCTGGTTGTCCTGAGACAGCGCCTTGGCGCCCGTGCCGGAGACGATCTCGATCCGGTGGGGCTTGAGCTCCTCAGGAACCTCGCGCTTCAGCTCGATCGTCAGCAGGCCGTTCTCGAGGCTCGCGCCCGTGACCTTCACATGGTCGGCCAGGTTGAAGGTCTGCTTGAACGCGCGGGTGGCGATGCCGCGATGGAGAACCTGCACGCCTTCCGGCTCAGGATGCTTCTGGCCGTTCACGGAGAGCGTGTTTTCCTGCTGAACGAGCTCGATCTCGTCGGGTGAGAAGCCCGCGACCGCCATGGTGATGCGGTACTGGTCGTCGCCCGTCTTCTCGATGTTGTAGGGCGGCCAGTTGGTCATGGGCTCGACCCGGTTGACCTGATCGAGCATGTCGAGCAGCCGGTCGTAGCCGACCGACGAGCGATAGAGAGGAGAAAGGTCGAACGTTGTCCTCATAGCTACATCCTCCGTTGAGCAACGTAACCACAAGAGCGCCGGCGGCCCGCCGGCGCCGAAGGTGCCAAGCTCCTGATGAGCCTTGGCGTTCCTCGAGGTAGGAACGCTCTTCCCGCCCGTCAAGATCCACGAGCGGAAGCGAGGGCAAAGAAATGAGACCTTCCATAGGATTGAAGACGAAGCCCAGCACATAGGCTCCTAGCCCGCTCTCAAAGCCGGAACGGACCGCCGCCGAGAACGCGGCTATGAACTTTGGCTAATCCTTTGCCTCACATGATCAAGCATGCGACCAACTTCAGCTATGACGCCACGCTCTTATTGTTGGCAGCTTGACGATATTTGGGAAGCAAATCCATCGCAGGCGCGGCCCGACGTCGTCAGAGGGCCTATGGCCCCCGATACACCCGACCCTAGCGTCAAAACAACAGAAGCCCCTTGCCATCCAGGCGCCGTCCACACAGGCGCTTATCGGAAATTCAGTGTCAGTTGGGAACCC
It encodes the following:
- a CDS encoding SPW repeat protein; translated protein: MKLNHWNELTIPNVINALLGAFLAVSPWLLGFSTAETATWSAGLVGALACLIALADLVRPQQWQTWASLVVGLWAAVAPWALGFAGETNAAWCHLAVGLTTVVVAAFALFWIYSNPGKLAH
- the rpoZ gene encoding DNA-directed RNA polymerase subunit omega, whose product is MARITTVDCERVVPNRFELVLLASYRAHELWNGAEPKVAALGEKPTVLALREIAAERIDPASLRQQLVNRFMQADIDPIEFHKPSIPELAPASPSGGTPDEPLEGSAPAPVHCQ
- a CDS encoding Hsp20/alpha crystallin family protein; the protein is MNMRDLIPWGRTERSMVPGTMRGEEMSPFMTLHREMNRLFDDVFSRFEGGMPSLLGRMPAWPSLEATETDKEVRISAELPGMDEKDIEVLVDDDVLTIRGEKKAETEDKERRFSERYYGRFERVVPLPFAVEEDKVEASFNNGVLTVTLPKSDKAQEKTKRITVNGKGKK
- a CDS encoding Hsp20 family protein, whose amino-acid sequence is MRTTFDLSPLYRSSVGYDRLLDMLDQVNRVEPMTNWPPYNIEKTGDDQYRITMAVAGFSPDEIELVQQENTLSVNGQKHPEPEGVQVLHRGIATRAFKQTFNLADHVKVTGASLENGLLTIELKREVPEELKPHRIEIVSGTGAKALSQDNQPQQIEHEPSKPSKAA